A window from Primulina eburnea isolate SZY01 chromosome 2, ASM2296580v1, whole genome shotgun sequence encodes these proteins:
- the LOC140824201 gene encoding uncharacterized protein, with translation MSGALPTNDVNNMEEDIPANSIIAVKPPTKEEKKKKKKSGGFDLFKASLFMILNRPKDPISYDKSTTASNTNWTKLVDSVRPLHSQENIPSPPPSFTSEFSPIRPSAADNMKEIIPPDSPAASSSAGTMSQYASATSLRDLVDSSDNEEEEDPDEVFDALCGDEMIDAKAEEFIAQFYQQLRLQNKGNHH, from the coding sequence ATGTCGGGTGCATTGCCGACGAATGACGTCAACAACATGGAGGAGGATATACCCGCAAATTCTATCATTGCCGTGAAACCGCCTACGAAGgaggagaagaagaagaaaaaaaaaagcggCGGGTTTGACCTTTTCAAAGCTTCTTTGTTCATGATACTTAATCGGCCCAAAGATCCCATATCCTATGACAAATCTACGACTGCATCAAACACGAATTGGACGAAGCTAGTGGACTCGGTGAGGCCCTTGCACTCACAGGAGAACATCCCATCTCCTCCACCTTCCTTCACGTCTGAATTTTCCCCCATACGGCCATCCGCTGCCGATAATATGAAAGAAATTATCCCTCCGGATTCCCCTGCGGCATCTTCCTCCGCCGGGACAATGAGCCAATACGCTTCGGCTACGAGCCTCCGGGATCTGGTTGATTCTAGTGACAATGAGGAGGAAGAAGATCCCGACGAGGTGTTTGATGCACTGTGCGGAGATGAGATGATTGATGCCAAAGCCGAGGAATTCATCGCGCAATTTTATCAGCAACTCAGGCTTCAAAACAAGGGAAATcatcattaa